Proteins encoded together in one Flavobacterium keumense window:
- the rpsL gene encoding 30S ribosomal protein S12 — MPTIQQLVRTGRTQITKKSKSVALDSCPQRRGVCTRVYTTTPKKPNSAMRKVARVRLTNGNEVNAYIPGEGHNLQEHSIVLVRGGRVKDLPGVRYHIVRGALDTSGVAGRTQRRSKYGAKRPKEAKK, encoded by the coding sequence ATGCCAACAATTCAACAATTAGTAAGAACAGGAAGAACTCAGATAACTAAGAAGAGTAAATCGGTTGCTTTAGATTCTTGTCCTCAAAGAAGAGGGGTTTGTACGCGTGTTTACACTACTACACCAAAAAAGCCAAATTCTGCAATGCGTAAAGTTGCGCGTGTGCGTTTGACTAATGGTAATGAAGTGAATGCTTACATTCCTGGAGAAGGACACAATCTACAAGAGCACTCGATAGTATTAGTTAGGGGTGGAAGGGTAAAAGATTTGCCAGGAGTTAGGTATCACATCGTTCGTGGAGCACTTGATACATCAGGTGTTGCTGGTAGAACGCAAAGAAGATCTAAGTACGGAGCAAAACGCCCAAAAGAAGCAAAAAAGTAA
- a CDS encoding SusD/RagB family nutrient-binding outer membrane lipoprotein, producing the protein MKKIVLFITFISLAISSCTDDITGLNELKKEATSTKPEYLFTNAQKNLADQMVSTSVNYNVFRLFAQHWTETTYPDESQYNITTRSIPDNHFTVLYRDVLRDLKESKTILSAEVYVGTTAEKAAKELVRKNKLAVIDILTAYTYSILVDTFGNVPYTQALDLENHPQPVYDDAKTIYKDLISRLTSDVSNLSSSAESFGSADLVYGGDVVKWKKFANTLRLRLAVNIYDAEPTYGKAQVEAAVTAGVIMNASDNANFKYLSTQPNTNPLYVDLVASGRHDFVPANTLVNKMNTLADPRREKYFTLASNGTYKGGTYGTGNSYSSNSHVSATIEDPTLPGTLLDYTEVEFLLAEAVEKGATISGTAESHYNAGITASMQNWGVAAADITTYLARTDVAYTTATGTYKQKIGEQAWIALYNRGFEAWTSYRRLDFPVLAAPAGAYNGLTSVPVRYSYPAKEQTLNTANVTAAITAIGGNNLTTKLFWDKF; encoded by the coding sequence ATGAAAAAGATAGTATTATTCATAACGTTTATTTCACTGGCTATATCGTCATGTACAGATGATATTACAGGTTTAAATGAACTAAAAAAAGAAGCTACTTCAACGAAACCAGAGTATTTATTCACAAATGCACAGAAAAATTTAGCCGATCAAATGGTTAGTACATCTGTTAATTACAATGTGTTTCGATTATTTGCACAACATTGGACAGAAACAACATATCCAGATGAAAGTCAATATAATATAACAACTAGAAGTATCCCTGACAATCACTTTACGGTACTTTATAGAGATGTATTAAGAGACTTAAAAGAATCTAAAACAATTTTATCTGCCGAAGTATATGTAGGTACTACAGCAGAAAAAGCAGCTAAAGAGTTAGTTAGAAAAAACAAATTAGCCGTGATAGATATATTAACTGCATATACATACAGTATATTAGTAGATACATTTGGAAATGTTCCTTATACACAAGCATTAGACTTAGAGAATCATCCACAGCCAGTTTACGATGACGCTAAAACAATCTACAAAGATTTAATATCTAGATTAACTTCAGATGTTTCTAACTTATCTTCAAGTGCTGAAAGTTTTGGAAGCGCTGATTTAGTATATGGTGGTGATGTCGTAAAATGGAAAAAATTCGCTAATACATTGCGATTACGTTTAGCTGTAAACATTTATGATGCAGAACCTACTTATGGTAAAGCTCAAGTTGAGGCTGCAGTTACAGCTGGAGTTATAATGAATGCTTCAGATAATGCTAATTTCAAATACCTATCTACACAACCAAATACTAATCCATTATATGTTGATTTAGTTGCTAGTGGAAGACACGATTTTGTTCCAGCAAATACACTAGTAAACAAAATGAACACATTAGCTGATCCAAGAAGAGAAAAATATTTCACTCTAGCATCTAATGGAACATATAAAGGTGGTACATATGGAACTGGAAATTCGTATAGCAGTAATTCACATGTGAGTGCTACTATTGAAGACCCTACTTTACCAGGTACTCTTTTAGATTACACAGAAGTAGAATTCCTATTAGCAGAAGCTGTTGAAAAAGGAGCTACTATATCAGGAACTGCAGAATCTCATTACAATGCAGGCATTACAGCTTCTATGCAAAATTGGGGTGTTGCCGCGGCAGATATTACTACTTATTTAGCAAGAACTGATGTGGCTTATACTACTGCAACTGGTACTTACAAACAAAAAATTGGAGAACAAGCTTGGATTGCTCTTTATAACAGAGGATTTGAAGCATGGACTTCATACAGAAGATTAGACTTCCCTGTATTAGCTGCGCCAGCTGGAGCTTATAACGGATTAACATCTGTTCCTGTTCGTTATTCTTACCCTGCAAAAGAGCAAACATTAAATACAGCTAATGTCACTGCTGCTATCACTGCAATTGGTGGAAATAACTTAACTACAAAATTATTCTGGGATAAATTCTAA
- a CDS encoding SusC/RagA family TonB-linked outer membrane protein → MKLKLNGFLMLLLALVTQITFAQERAVSGTVSDNTGLPLPGVSVLVKGTKTGTQTDFDGKYSIKVAPSQTLVFSYIGMTSQEVKASSTSINVKLASTAIELEGAVVTTALGVKREKKSLGYATQEIKGADIVSGAGSGNFFNELSGKVAGVQIRRNNNFGGSTNIVSRGIKNLTGNNQMLVVIDGVPVNNSNINSSTGSQTTGAGPTYDYGNNAMDINPDDIETINVLKGAAASALYGYQAGNGVLMITTKKGKAKKGLGITVSSELVTGSIDKSTFIKYQDKYGAGYGPYYEDASGMFLSRDINGDGVDDLVVPTSEDASYGAAYDPNKMVYNWNAFTPYSDNFGKATPWVAAKNGPITFFESPLSVNNSISLEDGNDKSNFVLNFNNFKQNGIMPNSELKKNSLSLKFNHQLTDKLSVSSFASYTAQTTVGRNSTGYSDNIMTQFRQWWQTNVDVQELKQVYERSGGQNVTWNWADPTDLQPIYWDNPYFTRYKNYQSDERNRFTGYAKLDYKIADWVTATGRVSTDTYSELREERRANGSTAGTFGINRLDEGSGYQRYSRNFSEQNYDFFLTFKKNINDSFTFNGVAGGTINRSRIVSELASTQGGLVVPELYSLNNSASTVPYPLDSETNTGVNSYYGSASFGYKDFLFLDGTVRRDAFSVLPAGNNSLLTNSLSASYVFTKTINKPWLSFGKLRANIAESPLGSPSQALVDTYPRTTSYESEHMYSVASTKSNPDLRPVKSSTKEIGLEMQFLNRRIGFDVAAYKTLSSGQIFPVSYSTATGYSNRYVNAGEIENKGLEVQINLTPIKTNDFSWDIFVNWAKNENKVISLTEGISNLQLGSFQGGVTINAQVGQPYGTIKGTDYTYLNGQKVVSTLGRYVINTSTNNVIGNITPDWTGGVRNNFTYKDISLGFLIDMQKGGDMFSLDQSYGLATGLSVVTAGNNELGNPVRNTIANGGGVILPGVQANGTPNTVRTAAPNQYGNISGYRRAPNAAFIYDASFIKLREVNISYNLPSSITSKLKLTAMKFSIVGSNLWIIHKNLPDADPESGLASGNLASGYSVGSLPTTRNIGCNLTFKF, encoded by the coding sequence ATGAAACTAAAATTAAATGGATTCTTAATGCTTTTATTAGCATTAGTGACGCAAATAACATTTGCGCAAGAAAGAGCCGTTTCAGGAACTGTTTCTGACAATACAGGACTACCTCTTCCAGGGGTAAGCGTATTGGTTAAAGGAACAAAAACTGGAACGCAAACTGATTTTGATGGAAAATACTCTATCAAAGTGGCACCAAGCCAAACTTTAGTATTTAGCTACATTGGTATGACAAGCCAAGAAGTTAAAGCTAGCTCAACTAGTATTAATGTAAAACTAGCTAGTACAGCAATTGAACTTGAGGGTGCTGTTGTAACAACTGCACTGGGTGTTAAAAGAGAAAAAAAATCTCTTGGATATGCTACTCAAGAAATCAAAGGAGCCGACATTGTTTCAGGAGCTGGAAGCGGAAACTTCTTCAATGAATTATCTGGTAAAGTAGCTGGAGTTCAAATTAGAAGAAACAACAACTTTGGTGGTTCTACTAATATTGTATCACGTGGTATTAAAAATCTTACAGGTAATAATCAAATGCTTGTAGTAATTGATGGTGTACCAGTTAATAACTCTAACATTAACTCAAGTACTGGATCTCAAACTACTGGAGCAGGACCTACTTACGATTACGGTAACAACGCAATGGACATCAATCCAGACGACATTGAAACTATTAACGTATTAAAAGGAGCTGCAGCATCGGCTTTGTACGGATACCAAGCTGGAAATGGTGTTTTAATGATTACAACCAAAAAAGGGAAAGCGAAAAAAGGATTAGGAATTACTGTTTCTTCTGAATTAGTAACTGGTTCTATCGATAAATCTACTTTCATTAAATATCAAGATAAATATGGTGCTGGTTATGGCCCGTATTACGAAGACGCTTCAGGAATGTTCTTATCAAGAGATATTAATGGTGATGGTGTTGATGACTTAGTAGTACCTACTTCTGAAGACGCTTCTTATGGTGCAGCTTATGATCCAAACAAAATGGTTTATAACTGGAATGCATTCACTCCATATTCTGATAATTTTGGTAAAGCAACTCCATGGGTAGCTGCTAAAAATGGTCCAATAACATTTTTTGAATCACCACTTTCTGTAAATAACTCAATTTCATTAGAAGACGGAAATGATAAATCTAATTTCGTTTTAAACTTTAATAACTTCAAACAAAATGGTATTATGCCAAATTCTGAATTGAAGAAAAATAGTTTAAGTTTAAAATTTAATCACCAATTAACTGATAAATTATCAGTATCCTCATTTGCTAGTTATACTGCGCAAACTACAGTAGGTAGAAACTCAACAGGTTATAGTGATAACATCATGACACAATTCCGTCAATGGTGGCAAACTAATGTTGATGTTCAGGAATTAAAACAAGTTTACGAAAGATCAGGAGGTCAAAACGTTACTTGGAACTGGGCAGATCCTACTGACTTACAGCCAATTTACTGGGACAACCCATATTTTACAAGATACAAAAACTACCAATCTGACGAAAGAAACCGTTTTACGGGTTATGCAAAATTAGATTACAAAATTGCTGACTGGGTAACAGCTACAGGTCGTGTATCTACAGACACATATTCTGAACTACGTGAAGAAAGAAGAGCTAACGGATCTACTGCTGGAACTTTTGGAATCAACAGATTGGATGAAGGATCAGGTTACCAAAGATACTCTAGAAATTTTTCAGAGCAAAACTATGATTTCTTCTTAACGTTTAAGAAAAACATCAATGATAGCTTTACATTCAATGGAGTTGCTGGAGGTACTATAAACAGATCTAGAATTGTTTCAGAATTAGCATCAACACAAGGAGGACTTGTAGTTCCTGAACTTTATAGTTTGAATAATTCTGCCTCAACTGTGCCATATCCTCTAGATAGTGAAACAAATACAGGAGTAAACTCTTATTATGGATCTGCTTCCTTTGGATACAAAGATTTCTTATTTTTAGACGGTACAGTAAGACGTGATGCTTTCTCAGTATTACCTGCAGGAAATAACTCATTACTTACAAACTCTCTTTCTGCAAGTTATGTGTTTACCAAAACTATTAACAAGCCATGGTTATCATTCGGTAAATTAAGAGCTAATATAGCTGAAAGTCCTCTTGGATCACCTTCACAAGCATTAGTAGATACTTATCCAAGAACAACTTCATACGAATCAGAACATATGTATTCTGTAGCATCAACAAAAAGCAATCCTGACTTAAGACCTGTTAAATCAAGTACAAAAGAAATTGGATTAGAAATGCAATTCTTAAACAGAAGAATTGGTTTTGATGTTGCCGCATATAAAACATTAAGTTCTGGACAAATTTTTCCAGTATCTTATTCTACAGCAACTGGTTACTCAAATAGATATGTAAATGCTGGTGAAATTGAAAATAAAGGTCTTGAGGTACAAATTAATTTAACTCCAATAAAAACAAATGACTTTTCTTGGGATATTTTTGTAAACTGGGCTAAAAATGAAAATAAAGTTATTAGTTTAACTGAGGGGATATCAAATTTACAATTAGGAAGTTTCCAAGGTGGTGTAACAATTAATGCGCAAGTAGGTCAACCATATGGAACTATTAAAGGAACTGATTACACTTATTTAAACGGTCAAAAAGTTGTAAGCACACTAGGTCGATATGTAATTAATACCTCAACTAACAATGTAATTGGAAACATTACTCCAGACTGGACAGGAGGGGTAAGAAATAATTTTACTTATAAAGATATATCTTTAGGTTTCTTGATTGATATGCAAAAAGGGGGAGATATGTTCTCGCTTGACCAATCATATGGGCTAGCTACTGGACTTTCTGTAGTAACTGCTGGCAACAATGAATTAGGAAACCCTGTTCGTAATACTATCGCTAATGGAGGAGGGGTAATTTTACCTGGTGTTCAAGCCAACGGTACTCCAAACACGGTGAGAACAGCAGCTCCTAATCAATACGGAAATATTTCAGGTTATAGAAGAGCACCTAATGCTGCATTTATCTATGATGCATCATTCATTAAATTAAGAGAGGTTAACATTTCATATAACTTACCAAGTTCTATTACTTCCAAGTTAAAACTTACTGCTATGAAATTTAGTATAGTAGGTTCTAACTTATGGATTATTCATAAAAACCTTCCAGATGCTGACCCTGAAAGTGGTTTAGCTTCAGGAAATTTAGCATCTGGATACTCTGTAGGTTCATTACCAACAACTAGAAATATCGGTTGTAACTTAACATTTAAATTTTAA